The following proteins are co-located in the Solanum pennellii chromosome 8, SPENNV200 genome:
- the LOC107028224 gene encoding probable carboxylesterase 17, with amino-acid sequence MSIVAEAPGYIQVFSDGSVKRFEPQIATASIEPYNGYMSKDVVIDSSKPIFGRMYLPESSIHQHFPVLVYFHGGGFCIGSTTWLGYHVFLGDLSVASKSIILSVDYRLAPENRLPIAYEDCYSALEWLIKNIEFEPWLKRADLSQLFLSGDSAGGNIVHQVAIRAITSEVFRGRLKALLPIHPYFGSEKRTELEMDNGSAGGVEMNDMFWRLSLPQGSNRDYFGCNFENAQLPLAEWSQFPAVIVFVAGLDLLKERGVTYAEFLKKKGVKSHVKVVEAEEQAHVYHVFHPESEATRLLQKQMSDFINSFRK; translated from the coding sequence ATGTCCATAGTTGCTGAAGCACCAGGTTACATCCAAGTTTTTTCTGATGGCTCAGTGAAGCGATTTGAGCCACAAATAGCTACTGCATCAATTGAACCTTACAATGGCTACATGTCTAAGGATGTTGTCATTGATTCTTCGAAACCAATATTTGGAAGGATGTACCTTCCTGAATCAAGTATTCACCAACACTTTCCTGTTCTTGTCTACTTCCACGGTGGTGGATTTTGTATCGGCTCAACTACATGGCTCGGTTACCATGTTTTTCTTGGAGATTTAAGTGTGGCTTCAAAATCTATCATTCTTTCAGTAGACTATCGTCTTGCACCGGAAAATAGACTTCCTATAGCTTATGAAGATTGCTATTCTGCATTGGAATGGTTGATCAAGAACATAGAATTTGAACCATGGCTGAAAAGGGCTGATCTTTCTCAGCTTTTTCTATCCGGGGACAGTGCTGGAGGGAACATAGTTCATCAGGTTGCTATCAGGGCGATTACAAGTGAAGTTTTTCGTGGTAGACTAAAGGCGTTGCTGCCAATTCATCCATATTTTGGGAGTGAAAAGAGGACTGAATTAGAGATGGATAATGGATCAGCAGGGGGCGTGGAAATGAACGACATGTTTTGGAGACTCAGCTTGCCTCAAGGATCAAATCGTGATTATTTTGGATGTAATTTTGAGAATGCTCAACTACCTTTGGCTGAGTGGTCTCAGTTTCCAGCAGTGATTGTTTTTGTTGCTGGTTTAGACTTGTTGAAAGAAAGGGGAGTCACGTACGCtgaattcttgaagaagaaaGGTGTGAAAAGTCATGTGAAGGTGGTTGAAGCTGAGGAACAGGCTCATGTTTATCATGTATTTCATCCTGAATCAGAGGCTACTCGTTTGCTTCAGAAGCAAATGAGTGATTTCATAAATAGTTTTAGGAAATGA